tgcacccaaccatttggtcaattgtacattaaatatggcctagtattttagaaatttgatttggtccaattttgcaacaaatatatggtaggttattcacaaaaaaacctcattttgagaactaaaaaaatggaaaaaatttgtttccaaataaaataaaaactcccttaggaaacattgttatTCATTGCAAGATCCACCCTTGTGCactatatgagatcatttgaacaaattatgccatgaatttgtcatgcccatttcaaaatgcggtcaaaacggcatgCATGACCGTTGCTAGCTAGTgggtgaatcttggaaaacttttgatgtttctctgattaagatacttatgtacctacaaatgatttttggaaaaaataaagagcaaactatgaggcagctggagttcgaatttgacccgcttccagctgaattggtagaaatttgtctttttcacgagaggtgggtcaaaactttttacacccaaccatttggtcaattgtgcattaaatatgtccttcACAAAAATTggtttggtacaattttgcaacaattatttggtaggtccttcacaaaaaagctcattttgggcgcttgaaaaatggaaaatgattttttcgtccaaagaaaatgaaaacttcctcaggcaacattgttttccattccaacatgcacccttgtgcacaatatgagatcatttgaacaaactatgccatgaatgtggccataagattgatcatttgacttgaaagccattgatcttcaATTCTTcatacatgatagctcgtttctgagaacactttttaaaaataattatcgtattacaagtttattattttttctggtaacttttccacatataatgacactatgCGAAGGTtctccaattttttaattttttttgaatttttcatgcccgtttcaaaatgcggtcaaaacagcgggcatgacagttcctagctagtggttgaatcttggaaacttttggtgtttctcagATTAAATaaatacttttgtacctaaaaatgatttttggaaaaaataaaaagcaaactatgaggcagctgcagttcaaatttgacccacttccagctgaatcggcagaaatttgtctttttcacgagaggtgggtcaaaactttttacacccaatcatttggtcaattgtgcattaaatatggcctagtattttagaaaatttatttcgtacaattttgcaacaattattttgtaggtccttcacaaaaaagctcattttgggcgctcaaaaaatggaaaatgattttttcgtccaaagaaaatgaaaacttccttaggcaacattgtttgccattccaacatgcacccttgtgcacaatatgagatcatttaaactAACTAtggcatgaatgtggccataagattgatcatttgacttgaaaaccattgatcttcacacatgatagctcgtttctgagaacactttttaaaaataattatcgtattacaagtttattatttttcctggtaactttgccacatataatgacactatgcgaaggttttccaattttttgtttttttgaatttttcatgcccgtttcaaaatgcggtcaaaacagcgggcatgaccgttcctagctagtggttgaatcttggaaaatttttggtgtttctctgattaaacagatacttatgtacctacaaatgatttttggaaaaaataaaaagcaaactatgaggcagctgcagttcaaatttgacccgcttccaactgaatcggtagaaatttgtctttttcacgagaggtgggtcaaaactttttacacccaaccatttgatcaattgtgcattagatatggcctagtattttagaaaattggtttggtacaattttgcaacaattatttggtaggttcacAATAAAGCTCATTTTGGgcgctcgaaaaatggaaaatgattttttcgtccaaagaaaatgaaaaattcccgaggcaacattgtttgccattccaacatgcacccttgtgcacaatatgagatcatttgaacaaactatgccatgaatgtggccataagattgatcatttgacttgaaagccaatgatcttcacacatgatagctcgtttttgagaacactttttaaaaataattatcatattataagtttattatttttcctggtaactttgccacatataatgacactatgcgatggttttccaatttttttgattttttcatgccggtttcaaaatgcggtcaaaacggcgggcatgaccattcctaactagtggttgaatcttggaaaactttttgctgtttctatgattaaacagatacttatgtacctagaaatgatttttggaaaaaataaatagcaaactataaggtagctgcagttcaaatttgactcacttccaactgaatcggcgaaaatttgcctttttcacaagaggtggatgaaaacttttgacacccaaccaatttgtgaattgtacattaaatatgacctagtattttagaaaattgttttggtccaattttgcaacaattatttggtaggcccttcacaaaaaaactacGAGCAAACTATTATTTTTTGTTTAAATGGCTAAAAAATGCTAGAAAGATCGGAAATGCATACAAGTTGGTTATCATCCAGAAAATGTTGTATAACTTGAGTGATATTTTTTAGTGGTgccatttttggaaaatattattgGCAGCTGCTTGACAAATTCCCTCTATTTTTACCACTTAGAAACTATTTTAAATGACACATTTTTTGGACCAATCAGAAGGCAGAACCTCCCTTCCCACGGATCACCCCCCCTAAGCCGATCTGAGCCGTCCACACCATACAGATCCAACGTCTCCTAAACGCACGCTGGCCAACCAAACCCTAGCATCGTGCaacacactcccctccctctccctctccccgacccatgcggcgccgcctccctctccccgacCCAGATCTCCCTCCCCGACCCAGACCTCCCTCTCCGCCGTCCCTACTCCTACCCCGCCGTCGGCCTCCCCCCAAGCGCCGCTACTCTTGACCTGCAACGACCTGAGCAGGAGCAGCAGCAACTTCCTCCTCCACTTCCCCTTGCTTTTGCCGCCCGCCTCCGAGCTCTTGCCTCTGCGGCTCTTCCGAAGCCACGGCCAATAGAGCCACGACAGGCTGAGCCTCCGCCGGTGATGCCTCTGCCACTCCGGCAAGTATGCACTTGTGGTCTGGCCGCGCGCCGCTGCTCAGATCGAGCGAGAGGCGAGGCAGCGCCAGATCCAGATTGAGCGCCGGATCCAGGTCGAGCCACCGGAACAAGGTGCAGCACCGGATCCCTCATTCTTCCATGGATGCACTTGTCATCTTCCCTTTTGCCTTGCTGCTGCGATTTGATTTGCTTCCTCTCCCTCTGCCTCTTCCTCACGCACGCCAGGGCCATGGAACCGACAGCAGGCACGCCATGGAGGAGAGGACGCCATGGAGGGGATGACGCCATGGATGTGAGGATGCCATGGAGGACGCAGCTCCATCACCACCCCGACGCCATCTCCGAGCCCCCTCCCGATACATCTCATGCGAGGTATGACCTCATCACGAGCCCATGGAAGTGAAACTTGGTTGTGCAGTCGTCGGTTGCTGTCGTTGATTATGTGATTGCCTGATTCTATAATAAGCCTTCTTGTCTTAGTCTTGCGGTTGATGCTGATAATTCAAAGGCCCACTTTCGGCTTACGCTGCCACTTGCTTATGTTGTAGGCCTGATTAGTCACTTAGTCATATGGTCATTTTTCTATTAGGATTATTTTTACCTTGCAGCACATATTTTGTACAAAACATATGAGCTTATGTTGTACATAGCCGTGTTCACATGTTTCCAGTGAGTTGTTGTACAAGTGAGAACTTTATGCGGACTATACTACATATTCAAGGAGCTTGAATTGAAGTTATAAACATGTTTTGTGCTCTGTTTTTTTAGTTTGATGGAGGGTCAAGGACCGCACGCACAGTGGATTATCCAGAACGCCCAGGCCAGCCACGGTGTGAGGTAATGAAACTAGTCCTCATGTTGCCAATAGTCGAAAACTCGTTCACACTATATGCAATTGTATGGAATAGAAGATCTTTCCTTTAGAAGCTGCTACTTGATGAGCTCCAACCTCTCTTTCAAGCCCTTGCAAATTTGATTTGAAGTATTGGTTCAGCGTTTGTGTGAAATTTGTTTGTCATTGTGCCTTTTGATGCtcgcttcagaaaaagaaaatcatGGATAGATAGAAGATGGAGACAGTGAGCTTCCTTTCAAGTTAATAATACTAAAAATCATTTGACTCCTCAATTTTTCATGTTTAGTGTTAAATCTGTTccattgcaatcttgccatgtatgGATGGTTTGGTGCAGTTTGCCATGGATGAGTATACATACACATGTGGTCTGCAGTTTTAgttcttcttgtgttgctgcacttAGTCTGGAGATACAACACCATTAGTTAggtcgatggatggatggatcgacaCAGACATCTAGCAGTGCTAGCAACAACAAAAAAATAACCTTGTGATTGATTCTGTTGACACTAGCATGCTTTGTTTGTTTTGGAGCCCAACCATGGACTGTACGTACTAAGCTAGCTCAAGCACACACACACAGCCAACTTGATTGATGTCTGTAGATACTAGCAGTAGCATGTGTGTGTGTCTCCTATACTCGCTTGCTTAATTTCTGTACTGGATCAACAACACTAGCTCTTACTTCTTTGTTTGATTCGGAGCAGTAGGCATCCTCTGTGGATGATGACGACAACCAGGGCATCCACCGCCACGACGACGCTCCGCACATGGTCCAACTCGGCTACAACCTCCTCTACCACGGGACGAAGACCGTGGCCGTGTGCGGCATCGGCTACAACCTCCTCTCATGTGAGTTCGTCTCCTAGCTACTAGCCCCCTCTCTTGTGCTGCTATAGGAGTACCTTGCTCTGTTTCATGCGCATGGGTGATTTTGTTTGTACTTTCCGTGCTTGTGtcatggaaaagaccattcctattTACAAGTGATGATGATTTGGAGTAGCACACTTGTTAAATTCTGCTCTTGTAGTAGACCCCATTTGTAGTTACTGTGATGTGCATTGACTCGGCCTCCTAGTACTGTAGATCATGCATGTTAAtaatttatagtggccttgttaGTTACTACAGCTAGGCTGTGTTAACTGTTGGTGTTTAATCTAGCTAGCTTGTTTGTACCATCAGGATTGCAGCAAATTGCATCTAGCTAGCCTGTTTGTACCATCAGGATTGCATTTTTACTGTTTTACTCAACTCGTTTTCGTTGTTACTTGATACATACTACCTCTGTCCCATAATAAACCATCAAATGTACTCCTGGGAGGGATAAACATCTTTTTTAGAACATGGGTTGAAGCAGACTGTACTTGCTTACTGAGAATATGAAAATGGGATATTCTGTTTGCTAATATGAAGATAGCATTGTGTTTAATCCAGTACTGATGATTGTTTTCATTCCCATATAAACTTGTTAATGATGGTGATTTTGTACTAGCATATAAACTTGTTTTTGTTTTCACTTGATACATACTTAGCTTGTACTTGAAGTTGTGGGTTAATGCTGGTAATTTTGTTCTCTTGTATGCATTGGTACCCCCATCATGGTCGTGTGCATCATCAAGCACACCATGGCGAGCATCCACCTCCTCACATTGGCAAGAAGAGCAGGTGCCTAGTTTGTAATCGCTGTCGAAGGAGCTCCATGCTGAAGAACATAACACTTGTAGATCTTGTAAATTACCATGTTATTGAACTTGTGGAGCATGTAACTGTGACTCCATACTGATGTTACACTTGTAGAGCTTGCAAAGTGTATGTTAGAGCTTATTGCGTGTTATTTGTACAGCAGCAGCTCTGTATTGACTCTGGCTGATAATATTTGAAGTATTTTGTGTGCTTTCTGTGTGCCAATTTAAATATTGTGTATTTATTTACATTAAATTGGAAAATGAAGAATGTgaccctgacagcaaggacccacttGACTAGTGAACCCATTTTATAAAAAAAGAATACTGAAACTGTTGAGACAAAAAGCCCacggcccaaaaataaaaaggctgcaatgttgggcttggtccaTGAAGCTGACAAAAAATTCATAGGAAAAAAAATATAAATGGGATAAATTAATAGGCTTGGCCCATATAGACAcctaattggaccgggctgattcttatccacgtcagtttgccacgctggatcctacgtggcctggggaggctgccagtgaccaaaaatttggttaaagaaccaacgaccttttacatatcacagagaaggtcgttaatttcagtttacgactgccagcttttgaccttctgtttttggtcaaaaaaaaggtcgcaaatgaaaaacgatgacctttcagtgaccaatagtggtggtcgcaagttgacatatttcttgtagtggctgACAGGCATcactactctagtagtagtgcttgcccaacCAGCTCCTGAGCCACAGCACCCTGCGACCGTCGGCCATGGAaacgaacccaacaccctgggcattgttgtcaagcaggtggctgagagctgccatgagagcctcgtcACTGAAGCCACCCTGGGTCATGACAGTTACATACATGTCAGGGTGGacgtcgaggggcttgcactccctgatggttgttgccacctccttcaccgcctcagtcatgctgcaaaagacattgatctcctcctccatcaggcctcctctcttcctcttcctatcatggacggggtcaaatggcttgtcgaagggcttcacaacgggcttgtcagggccatcaaggacctcgACCTCCGGGGTGCCAAGGAAGTCGggcatgggagaaccaagaggctcccCCGATCCCATGGCATGCTTTCCagttgccagcccgaaggagaagatgtgctgcatctggctatagttctggatgggtgtgttgaggaactcagcgttccttgggtggtcctaagaatgaaacacaagtgGTGTTAGTTGCCATTAGGAATAGGCAATTGTGgacagtatgaaaaggaagagggtcgtgagctaaccgcgacatggccggcgtagtgctctgcctccagaactatggagcaagtgttctcattc
This region of Triticum aestivum cultivar Chinese Spring chromosome 2D, IWGSC CS RefSeq v2.1, whole genome shotgun sequence genomic DNA includes:
- the LOC123051186 gene encoding uncharacterized protein isoform X1, with the translated sequence MEDAAPSPPRRHLRAPSRYISCEFDGGSRTARTVDYPERPGQPRCEASSVDDDDNQGIHRHDDAPHMVQLGYNLLYHGTKTVAVCGIGYNLLSSHHGEHPPPHIGKKSRCLVCNRCRRSSMLKNITLVDLVNYHVIELVEHVTVTPY
- the LOC123051186 gene encoding uncharacterized protein isoform X2, translating into MEPTAGTPWRRGRHGGDDAMDVRMPWRTQLHHHPDAISEPPPDTSHASLMEGQGPHAQWIIQNAQASHGVSRHPLWMMTTTRASTATTTLRTWSNSATTSSTTGRRPWPCAASATTSSHHTMASIHLLTLARRAGA